In the Wyeomyia smithii strain HCP4-BCI-WySm-NY-G18 chromosome 2, ASM2978416v1, whole genome shotgun sequence genome, one interval contains:
- the LOC129719460 gene encoding transportin-1, whose amino-acid sequence MTWEPQQEGLNQIITLLKQSQSTDNAIQRAVQMKLEELNQYPDFNNYLIYVLTKLKSQDEPTRSLSGLILKNNIRIHGTQLQPEIIEYIKQECLMALGDPSPLIRATVGILITTIANKGSLQSWPELLPTLCDMLDSQEYSVCEGAFGALQKICEDSADTLDSAALNRPLNIMIPKFLQFFRHSSPKIRSHAIACINQFIINRTQALMLHIDTFIENLFHLSSDEDREVRKNVCRGLVMLLEVRMDRLMPHMNNIIEYMLIRTQDPDETALEACEFWLSLAEQTVCKEVLTPHLPRLAPVLVRGMRYSDIDIIILKGDVEEDEMIPDREEDIKPRFHKSRTHTQKAGIMGAQEVGARAMEGNDEEEDMDDPYDDMDDDSNLSDWNLRKCSAAALDVLANVFKDDFLPILLPILKETLFHSDWQIKESGILALGAIAEGCMNGMIPHLPELIPFLISCLSDKKALVRAITCWTLSRYAHWVVSQPHDQYLKPLMEELLKRILDANKRVQEAACSAFATLEEEACTELVPYLGFILKTLVFAFGKYQHKNLLILYDAIGTLADSVGHHLNKPEYINMLMPPLIQKWNMLKDEDKDLFPLLECLSSVATALQSGFLPYCEPVYRRCISLIQQTLNQDLASTASPGQYELPDKDFMIVALDLLSGLAEGLDGQIESLVVSSNIMQLLYQCMQDSMPEVRQSSFALLGDLTKACFVHVHPFIGDFLPILGQNLNPEHISVCNNATWAIGEISIKLREDTKPYIPLVLAQLIEIINNPNTPKTLLENTAITIGRLGLVCPLEVAPSLQQFVRQWCSSLRNIRDNEEKDSAFRGMCQMITVNPVGVVADFIFFCDAAASWMNPKSDLHEMLQKILHGFKTQVGEENWARFVEQFPPQLSERLAVMYSI is encoded by the exons ATGACGTGGGAACCGCAGCAAGAAGGACTGAACCAAATTATTACACTGCTCAAACAATCGCAATCCACGGACAATGCAATTCAGCGTGCAGTGCAAATG aaactggaagaaTTAAATCAGTATCCAGATTTCAACAACTACCTAATATATGTACTAACAAAGCTGAAAAGCCAAGATGAACCAACACGCTCGCTGTCCGGACTGATCCTGAAGAATAACATTCGCATTCACGGTACGCAGCTGCAGCCGGAGATCATCGAGTACATCAAACAGGAATGCCTGATGGCACTAGGCGATCCTTCGCCATTGATTCGGGCCACGGTCGGTATTTTAATCACAACTATCGCGAATAAGGGCAGCCTGCAGAGCTGGCCGGAGTTGCTACCGACGCTATGTGATATGCTAGATTCACAGGAATACAGTGTGTGCGAAGGTGCTTTCGGTGCATTGCAAAAGATCTGCGAGGACTCGGCAGACACGCTGGACAGCGCTGCACTCAACCGTCCACTGAACATAATGATTCCGAAATTCCTACAATTCTTCCGCCACTCCAGTCCAAAGATCCGTTCACACGCGATTGCCTGCATCAATCAATTTATCATCAACCGAACACAGGCACTAATGTTGCATATTGATACGTTCATAGAAAATCTGTTCCATCTTTCGTCGGATGAAGATCGAGAGGTTCGCAAGAATGTTTGTCGCGGGCTAGTGATGCTGCTGGAGGTCCGAATGGATCGGTTGATGCCACACATGAATAATATCATCGAGTACATGTTGATTCGAACTCAGGATCCCGACGAAACGGCACTAGAAGCGTGTGAATTTTGGTTGTCACTTGCCGAGCAGACCGTTTGCAAGGAGGTACTGACGCCACATTTGCCACGACTAGCCCCGGTGCTGGTTCGAGGTATGCGGTACTCTGATATTGATATCATTATTCTAAAG ggCGACGTGGAAGAGGACGAAATGATTCCCGATCGGGAAGAAGACATCAAACCACGGTTTCATAAGTCTCGCACCCACACGCAAAAGGCGGGCATTATGGGCGCACAAGAGGTTGGAGCGCGTGCGATGGAAGGGAACGATGAGGAGGAAGATATGGATGATCCCTACGACGATATGGACGATGACAGTAATCTGTCCGATTGGAATTTGCGCAAATGTAGCGCTGCTGCCCTCGATGTGCTGGCGAACGTTTTCAAGGACGACTTCCTTCCGATTCTGCTTCCCATTCTAAAGGAAACACTATTCCACTCGGATTGGCAAATCAAGGAGAGTGGCATTTTGGCGCTGGGAGCTATTGCCGAAGGGTGTATGAATGGAATGATCCCCCATTTGCCGGAGTTGATTCCGTTTTTGATTTCTTGCTTGTCGGATAAGAAAGCGCTAGTGCGGGCGATAACCTGCTGGACGTTGTCTCGTTATGCTCACTGGGTTGTTAGTCAGCCACATGATCAATATTTAAAACCATTGATGGAAGAGTTACTGAAGCGGATTCTCGACGCTAATAAGCGTGTTCAGGAGGCAGCTTGCTCTGCTTTTGCCACACTCGAAGAGGAGGCTTGTACCGAATTGGTTCCATATTTAGGTTTTATTCTGAAAACTTTAGTATTCGCTTTTGGTAAATATCAGCACAAAAACCTGTTGATACTGTATGATGCCATTGGAACACTGGCGGATTCGGTTGGGCATCATTTGAACAAACCAGAGTACATAAACATGCTGATGCCACCGTTGATTCAGAAGTGGAACATGCTAAAAGATGAAGATAAGGATCTGTTCCCGCTGCTGGAATGCTTGTCCAGTGTGGCGACTGCACTGCAATCCGGATTTTTGCCGTACTGTGAACCAGTTTACAGGCGTTGCATTTCACTGATCCAGCAAACGCTAAACCAAGATCTTGCCAGTACGGCTAGTCCTGGCCAGTACGAGCTGCCAGATAAGGATTTTATGATTGTCGCCCTGGACTTGCTGTCTGGATTAGCGGAAGGCTTGGACGGACAAATCGAGTCACTGGTGGTGAGCAGTAACATAATGCAACTGCTGTATCAATGTATGCAGGATTCGATGCCGGAG GTTCGACAATCTTCATTTGCACTGCTGGGTGATTTGACGAAAGCATGCTTTGTGCATGTTCATCCTTTTATCGGAGATTTTCTGCCCATCTTAGGTCAGAATCTCAATCCAGAGCATATTTCCGTTTGCAACAATGCTACTTGGGCGATCGGAGAAATTAGTATTAAGCTGC GCGAAGACACCAAGCCATACATTCCGCTGGTGTTGGCACAGCTGATCGAAATAATCAACAATCCAAACACACCGAAAACGCTGCTGGAAAATACCG CAATAACAATCGGTCGGCTCGGTCTTGTGTGCCCCCTTGAAGTGGCTCCCTCGTTACAACAGTTTGTGCGACAGTG GTGTTCCTCACTCCGCAACATTCGCGACAACGAGGAGAAAGACTCCGCCTTCCGTGGAATGTGTCAGATGATTACGGTAAACCCCGTTGGGGTGGTGGCCGATTTTATCTTTTTCTGCGATGCGGCAGCATCTTGGATGAATCCAAAAAGCGATCTACACGAGATGTTGCAAAAg attCTGCATGGCTTCAAAACCCAGGTTGGTGAGGAAAATTGGGCCCGTTTCGTGGAGCAATTTCCACCCCAGTTGAGCGAGCGTCTAGCGGTGATGTACAGCATCTAA